CTGTACCTGGAGTGACCCTCGCGGGCCGCGGTCGACGCCCCTCGCGGGCGTCGGTCGGTCCGGTCGGGTCTCGACGCGCGACGAACGGTACCCTTTTGCGGCGCTCGGCCGTCGATTCACGCCATGAACGACGCACGCGAGGAGCTCTCCCGCCGGATCGCCGGCGAGATAACGCTGAGCGACGACCCGGGCGCGACCCTCCGGAAGTGGCGCACCGACTTCGACGTCTCGCAGACGGAGCTGGCCGACCAGCTCGGCGTCTCCTCATCGGTCATCTCCGACTACGAGAGCGGCCGCCGCGAGAGCCCGGGGATCGGCGTCGTCCGCCGCACCGTCGAGGGGCTCCTCGACATCGACGAGCGCCGCGGCGGCGGCCGGCTCCGCCAGCACGCGCGGGTGCTCTCGGCCGGGTTCGAGAGCGATATCGTCCACGACCTCCGCGAGTACTCGACCGCGGTCCCCCTAGAGGAGCTCTACGAGGCGATGGGCGCGACGGAGGTCGTCCGCGGCGACCACGACCATGTCAACGGCCACACCGTCATCGACTCGATCCAGGCGATCACCCGGCTCTCCAGCGAGGAGTTCTACCGGCTGTACGGCCAGTCGACGAACCGCGCGCTCGTGTTCACGCGGGTGACCCGCGGCGAGTCGCCGCTCGTCGCGCTGCGGGTCGTGAGCCCGACGCCGAACGCGGTCGTGCTCCACGGCATCGAGGACGGCGACCTGTGGGACCACGCCGCCGACCTCGCCCGCGTCGACGGCGTGTCGCTGGCGACGTCGAACCGCGACCTCGACGAGTGCCTCGCGGACCTCCAGGCGCTGTGAGGTCGGCGGCGGCGCGCTGACCCCCGCGCCGGAACCGCGCCGCCGACCGAACCGCGGACCTGAAACCCCGGGCGCCCGTCGGACCGCCCATGAGCGAGGATTACGCCGAGCGCCTCCGCGCGAACCGCCGGGAGAAAGACGAGTTCTTCGCCGAGCACCAGCAGTCGCCAATTCCGCCGGAGCAGCGCGACGAGTTCGACGGGCTGGACTACTTCCCGCCGAACCCCGACTACCGCGTCGAGGCGACCGTGGCCGTCCACGACGACCCCGACCCCGTCGAGATGGAGACGACCGCGAGCAACCCGGTGCGGTACCTCCGGATCGTCACCTTCGCGTTCGAGATAGGCGGCGAGGAGCACACGCTCGCGGGGTACAGACAGGCGGGCGACGACGGCGCGGTCTTCGTCCCCTTCCGCGACAAGACGACGGGCCAGCAGACGTATCACAACGGCCGATACATGGAGCTGGCGCCGGAGCGGGACCTCTCCGACGGCGACGAGGTCACGGTCGATTTCAACCTCGCGTACAGCCCCTTCTGCGCGTACAGCGAGACGTTCTCCTGCCCGCTACCGCCCGAGGAGAACTGGCTGGAGATCGCGATTCCGGCCGGCGAGCGGACGCCTGATCTCGACTGATCGGAGGTCGGGACCGTCGGTAGCGGCGGCTGGGTCGGAGTACGGGACCGTCGGTAGCGGCGGCTGCGGGGCTGAACGGTCGAAAAAACAAAAATTCTGACTCCGGAACGTCCCGGGAAGCAGTCCGCCGGCCGGCTTACTCGAGCGTCTCGCTCGTGACGAGCGTGTCGTCTTCGAGGTAGTGCTCGAGGTGGTGGCCGTGCTCCTCGACGTCTTCGAGGATATCGCGGAGCTGCTCTTCGGTGTTGTAGTCGCCGAGGTTGTTGGCGAGCTGGATGTGCTCGCGGAGCTGCTCGGTGATGTCACCGAACATCTTGAGGTCGTGCTCCAGCGACGTCCGGATGTCGTAGGCGTCGGCGTCCTCGGGGGTCACCGGGGCGTGCTCCTCGTAGTTCGCGCCGCCCGAGAGCGGCACGCCGCCGAGCGCCTGCGCGCGCTCCGCGAGCACGTCGGCGCCTCCTTCGAGGTCGCCCGCGACCTCGCCGAGGTACTCGTGGATGCCGAGGAACTCGGCGCCCTCGACGAGCCAGTGGTGTTTCTTGATCTGGTGGTAGAGGACGTACGTCGCCGCGAGGTCGCTGTTGAGCGCGTCGACGAGCTGTTCGGCCTTCTCCTCGGGGACGCGGAGCGCTTCGCTCTCGTGAACGTCGCCGTACTGCTGACGGGCCTGCTTCTGGGTGCTCATTTCAGTTACACATACGCGCGCGACCTACTTAATAGTTCCTACTGAGAAAACTACTTTTTCGAAATTGAAAAGATTATTTTTGGTCTTCGCCCACGGCGCCCACGAGGTCGCGCTGTGCGGACAGCGTCTCGCGATCGAGCGTCGCGGTCAGCGTCGCCGGTTCCCGGCCGAGTTCCGCGGCGACCGCTCCGTCGGGGCGGGCGACGAGGGAGCTGCCGGCGTACGTCGCCGCCTCCGTGGGTCGTGCGCCGCCCGCGGTCCCGGTGCGTCCGGCGCCGACGACCCACCTGACGCCGTCGAGCGCGCGGGCGCGACACAGCAGCCGCCAGTTCGCGGCGTGGTCGGCGGGCCACGCGCCGACGACGACGAGGGCGTCGACCGCGCGCTCCGCGAACCACGCGCTCTCCGCGACGAAGTTGAGGTCGTAGCAAGTCAACAGCCCGGTCGACCCCGCGGGCGTCTGAACGACGACGCGGTCGTCGCCCGGGTCAAGCCACGCCGCCTCCTCGCCCCACAGGTGTCGTTTGCGGTAGACCGAGAACTCCCCGACCCCGTCGCTCGCCCCTGCGCCCG
The sequence above is a segment of the Halorubrum sp. 2020YC2 genome. Coding sequences within it:
- a CDS encoding DUF1684 domain-containing protein → MSEDYAERLRANRREKDEFFAEHQQSPIPPEQRDEFDGLDYFPPNPDYRVEATVAVHDDPDPVEMETTASNPVRYLRIVTFAFEIGGEEHTLAGYRQAGDDGAVFVPFRDKTTGQQTYHNGRYMELAPERDLSDGDEVTVDFNLAYSPFCAYSETFSCPLPPEENWLEIAIPAGERTPDLD
- the dpsA gene encoding DNA starvation/stationary phase protection protein DpsA; this translates as MSTQKQARQQYGDVHESEALRVPEEKAEQLVDALNSDLAATYVLYHQIKKHHWLVEGAEFLGIHEYLGEVAGDLEGGADVLAERAQALGGVPLSGGANYEEHAPVTPEDADAYDIRTSLEHDLKMFGDITEQLREHIQLANNLGDYNTEEQLRDILEDVEEHGHHLEHYLEDDTLVTSETLE
- a CDS encoding helix-turn-helix domain-containing protein; this encodes MNDAREELSRRIAGEITLSDDPGATLRKWRTDFDVSQTELADQLGVSSSVISDYESGRRESPGIGVVRRTVEGLLDIDERRGGGRLRQHARVLSAGFESDIVHDLREYSTAVPLEELYEAMGATEVVRGDHDHVNGHTVIDSIQAITRLSSEEFYRLYGQSTNRALVFTRVTRGESPLVALRVVSPTPNAVVLHGIEDGDLWDHAADLARVDGVSLATSNRDLDECLADLQAL
- a CDS encoding carbon-nitrogen hydrolase family protein — its product is MSDRPADATRRDPADPTVAVPQVAVDDLRADANLDRLRDRAADLGPAVDLAVFPEYALTGFAADERLREVALSRGAARERLESVAEAADAAVIAGYVGRDAESAYNATAYVPAPGRSAGEDSGAGASDGVGEFSVYRKRHLWGEEAAWLDPGDDRVVVQTPAGSTGLLTCYDLNFVAESAWFAERAVDALVVVGAWPADHAANWRLLCRARALDGVRWVVGAGRTGTAGGARPTEAATYAGSSLVARPDGAVAAELGREPATLTATLDRETLSAQRDLVGAVGEDQK